From one Paractinoplanes brasiliensis genomic stretch:
- a CDS encoding IclR family transcriptional regulator: MLLLFGRTDRPDLGVTEIATALGLTKAAVHRILTALRNRDLITLDPRSRRYALGHAAVTLGRAYLTRTDVREMAAPELRYLSARTGETATLSLRRGDTRLYVDQVVPDQELRLEVTVGVPFPLHAGASSKTFLAYHLDGYLDRGRLEALTEHTVVDPARLLRELAVIRERGYATSHGEREPGAASIAAPVFDHDGHVAAVISVAGPAQRFHPGEDPAVTDQLLAVAARISAQLGFKSLK, encoded by the coding sequence GTGCTGCTGCTGTTCGGCCGGACCGATCGTCCCGACCTCGGGGTCACCGAGATCGCCACCGCGCTCGGGCTGACCAAGGCGGCCGTGCACCGCATCCTGACCGCGCTGCGCAACCGTGACCTGATCACGCTGGACCCGCGGAGCCGGCGGTACGCGCTGGGCCACGCCGCCGTCACGCTGGGCCGCGCCTATCTGACACGTACCGACGTACGGGAAATGGCTGCTCCCGAGTTGAGATACCTGAGCGCCCGTACGGGTGAGACCGCCACGCTCTCCCTGCGGCGCGGCGACACCCGCCTGTACGTCGACCAGGTCGTGCCCGACCAGGAACTGCGCCTCGAAGTGACCGTCGGCGTCCCGTTCCCGCTGCACGCCGGCGCCTCGTCCAAGACGTTCCTCGCCTACCACCTCGACGGCTACCTCGACCGCGGCCGGCTGGAAGCCCTGACCGAGCACACCGTCGTCGACCCGGCCCGCCTGCTTCGTGAGCTGGCCGTCATCCGCGAGCGCGGCTACGCCACCTCCCACGGCGAACGTGAACCCGGCGCCGCCTCGATCGCCGCCCCCGTCTTCGACCACGACGGCCACGTCGCCGCCGTCATCAGCGTCGCAGGCCCGGCCCAGCGTTTCCACCCGGGCGAGGACCCGGCCGTGACCGACCAGCTGCTGGCCGTCGCCGCCCGGATCTCGGCGCAACTGGGCTTCAAGTCCCTCAAGTAG